The window AAAGAGATCATCGGCGAACCGGCGGGCCGCCTGCACACCGGCCGGTCGCGCAACGATCAGGTGGCCACCGATTTCCGGCTGTGGGTGCGCGATCAATGCGATGCGGCGATCGGCGGGCTGCGTGCGCTGATCGGGGCTGCTTTGACGCAGGCAGAGGCAGGCGCTGATTGGGTGATGCCGGGCTTTACCCACCTGCAAACCGCGCAGCCGGTGACCTGGGGGCATCACATGATGGCCTATGTCGAGATGTTTGGCCGCGATCTGTCGCGCTTTCAGGATGCGCGGCGGCGGATGAACGAATCGCCCCTGGGTGCTGCTGCGCTGGCTGGCACCGGTTATCCGCTGGACCGCGAGGCGACGGCGAAGGCGCTGGATTTCGACCGGCCCATGGCCAATTCGCTGGATGCCGTCAGCGACCGTGATTTTGCGCTGGAGTTCCTGTCGGCCTCGTCAATCTGCGCCGTTCACCTGTCGCGGCTGGCCGAGGAACTGGTGATCTGGTCGTCGGCGCAGTTTCGGTTCGTGTCGATGTCGGACAAATGGTCAACCGGGTCGTCGATTATGCCGCAAAAGCGCAACCCGGACGCCGCCGAATTGATCCGCGCCAAGATCGGTCGGATTCTGGGCGCGAATGTGGCGCTGTTCACGGTAATGAAGGGGCTGCCGCTGGCCTATTCCAAGGACATGCAGGAAGACAAGGAGCAGGTCTTTGACGCCGCCGATCACCTGATGCTGGCCCTGGCCGCGATGACCGGGATGCTGTCGGATCTGACCGCCAACCGTGCCAATCTGCAGGCTGCGGCCTCGTCCGGCTTCTCGACCGCGACCGATCTGGCCGATTGGCTGGTGCGCGAGGCAGGTCTGCCGTTCCGCGACGCCCATCACGCCACCGGTGCGCTGGTCGCAATGGCGGAAAAGAAGGGCTGCGATCTGGACGAATTGTCGCTGGCCGAGATGCAATCGGTCAATTCGGCGATCAACCAGTCGGTCTATTCGGTGCTGGGTGTTCACAATTCGGTCGCGTCGCGGCAAAGCTATGGCGGAACTGCACCGGATCAGGTGCGTGCGCAGATTGCGCGTTGGAATGACGTATTGGGGAAAGAGGCGCTGGCATGAAGGTAATCGCGATTATTGCAGCGCTGTTGGTCACGGCTTGCGGCGTTGATGGCCCGCCCGAACGGCCCTCGCCCCGGCTTGAGCAGCAGGTAGGGGTCAGTGTCACCGGCGACGCGCGTTTCGGTGTGCAGGCCTCGCTGTAGATGGATCATTTCAACTATCAGCAGGGTCATCTGCATGCCGAAGAGGTGGCTCTGTCGCGGATCGCGGCGGCGGCAGGCACGCCGGTCTATATCTATTCGGCCGCCACGTTGCGCCGGCATTTCGGGCTGTTCCAGCAGGCGCTGGACTGGACCGATCATATGATCTGCTATGCGGTGAAGGCCAATTCCAATCTGGCGATCCTGCGGTTGATGGCGGATATGGGCGCGGGCATGGATGTCGTCTCGGGCGGGGAATATGCGCGTGCCAAGGCGGCAGGCGTGCCGGGCGAGCGGATCGTGTTTTCCGGCGTCGGAAAGACAGTGGCCGAGATGCGGCAGGCGCTGGAAGGCGGTATCCGGCAATTCAATGTCGAATCCGAGCCCGAGTTGCGGGCCTTGTCACAACTGGCCGACAGCATGGGGGCCGAGGCGCCGATTGCGATCAGGGTGAACCCCGATGTCGACGCCAAGACGCATGAAAAGATCGCAACCGGCAAGTCCGAGAATAAATTCGGCATTCCGATCGCGCGGGCGCGCGAGGTTTACGCCGAGGCGGCAAAGCTGCCCGGGATCCGTGTGACCGGCATCGACATGCATATCGGCAGCCAGTTGACCGATCTGGACCCATATGCCCAAGCCTATGCCAAGATGGCCGATCTGACCCGCGCGCTGCGCGCCGATGGCCATGAAATCACCCGTTTGGATATGGGCGGAGGATTGGGCATTCCCTATCGCCGCGACAATAGCGCGCCGCCCTTGCCCATCGAATACGGGCAGGTGATCCGTGATGCCGTGGGTGATCTGGGCTGTGAAATCGAAATCGAACCGGGCCGCAACATCGTCGGCAATGCCGGTGTGCTGCTGGCCTCGGTCATTTATGTGAAACAGGGCGAGGGGCGGGATTTCCTGATCCTCGATGCCGCGATGAACGACCTGCTGCGGCCTGCGATGTATGGCGCGCATCACGACATCGTGCCGGTGAACGAGCCTGCCGTGGGGGTCGATGTCCTGCCCTATGACGTGGTCGGGCCGGTCTGCGAGACAGGCGATACCTTTCAGAAGGGGACCCAACTGCCGGCGATGCTGGCCGGTGATCTGGTCGCGTTCCGATCGGCGGGGGCCTACGGCGCGGTGATGGCGTCCGAGTACAACACACGGCCTCTGGTGCCCGAAGTTCTGGTCGACGGCGATCAATTTGCCGTCATTCGGGCAAGGCCAAGCATTGAGGAAATCCTGTCGCGCGATACCATACCGGAATGGTTCTAACGCGGTTCAGCCGGGGCGAGGCAGAACCGGGGGCTTCGCGCCCCCGGACCCCCGCGGGATATTTTCATGAAGAAGAACGGGCGATCCGCCTGACCCATGCCGGTATGGTGTGGGAGCAGGTGGCCCGCGCCTTTTGGCCGCTGGCGGCGCTGCTGGCGGTGATCTTTGCGTGTTTCTGGCTGGGGCTGGTGGCGGCGCTGCCGAATATGGTGCTGCCCTGGGCCGTCGGCGCATCTTTGTTGGTGGTGATCGCGGCGGCGGTCTGGGGCGGTTTGCGGTTTTCGCGTGTCGGTTCGGGCGCCGCACTGACGCGCGTTGACGAGAAACTGCCGGGGCGTCCGTTGTCGGCGCTGCGTGATCACGCGGCGCTGGGAGATGAGGGCGCGCTGTGGCAGGCGCATCAGGCACAGATGCGTTCGCGGGCTGCGGCGGCGCGGGCGGTGGCGCCCGATGCCGGGCTGACCCGGCGCGATCCCTTTGCGCTGCGTCTGGCGGCGATGGTGGCGCTGGCCATGGCCTTGATCTTTGGCGGCGCGGGAAATCTGGGTGATGGGCTGTCGGCGGTGGCCGCGACCTTGCGTCCTCAGATCGAGCGCGGTGATGCCGTGGCGACCGGCCCGAGCTGGGAAGGCTGGGCCGAGCCGCCGGCCTATACGCGACGCCCGACGATTTATCTGAATGCTCTGCCCGAGGGCGAGGTGCTTGAACTGCCCAAGGGCAGCGCCGTCAGTTTTCGCCTTTATGGCGAAGATGCAACGGTCACGCAGACGGTTGGGACGGATCCAGGCGAGGACCCGCAGGCGCCCGCCTTTACCGCGATGCAATCAGGCGCGGTCGAGGTGATGGGGCGGCACTTTGACATCATCGTTCTGCCGGATGCCGCGCCGCTCATTCGCCCTGGCGATGCGCCGACGCGGCGTGCCGATGGCCGCTTGGTGCAGGATTTCTTTGCCGAGGACGATCATGGTGTGGTGTCGGCAGAGGCCGGGATTGCGCTGGATCTGCAGGCGGTCGACCGCCGTTTCGGTCTGGCCGTGGCGCCCGAGCCGCGAGAGGCCGTGGCGCTGGAACTGCCGCTGCCCGGTGGCGCACGGCAAGAGGTTCAGGGGCAGCTTGTGCAGGATCTGGCGCGGCACCCCTGGGCCAATCTGCCGGTCACGGTGACCTTGAGTGCGCTGGACGGGATCGATCAGCAGGGGCAATCGGCCCCGATGCAGACCGTTCTGCCGGGGCGGCGTTTCTTTGACCCGCTGGCTGCCGCGTTGATCGAAATGCGGCGCGATCTGCTGTGGTCGCGCGAGAATGCCGGCCGCAGCGCCGAGATCCTGCGCGCGGTGACCTGGCAGCCCGACGGGTTCGTCGATGAAATCCTGTATCTGCAATTGCGCGCCAGCGTCGGCGTGCTGGAAACGACGACCCTGTCGCCCGAGGATCGCGACAAGCTGGCCGAGGCGCTTTGGCTGGCTGCGATCGAGTTGGAAGATGGCGGGCTGGCCGACGCATTGGAGCGGATGAAGCAGGCGCAGGAAAAACTGTCCGAAGCGATCCGCAACGGCGCCAGCCCTGATGAGATCCAACGCCTGATGGATGAGCTGAAATCCGCGACCGATGAATATATGCGCATGCTGGCCGAGCAGGGCCAACCCGACCCGGCAGATCGCTTTACCGACAATCAACAGCAGGGCCAGGTCATCACCGGCGATCAGATCCAGCAGATGATGGATGAGATCCAGCGCCTGATGAACGAGGGCCGGATGGCCGAGGCCCAGCAATTGCTGGAACAGTTCAACCGCATGATGGAAAACATGCAGGTCACCCAGTCACAGGGTCAGGGGCAAGGTCAGGGTCAGTCGGGCGAGCAGGGTAACCAGTCGATGAACCGGCTGGCCGATACGCTGCGCGAGCAGCAAGGCCTGTCGGACGAGGCGTTCCGCGAGATGCAGGAACAATTCAGTCAGGGCGGCCAGCAGGGCAACGAAGAACTGGCGCAGCGTCAGCAGGAATTGCGCGAACAATTGGGTCAGCAGCAGGGCCTGATGCCCGGTCAGGGATCTGAACGCGGCGACGCGGCCCGTCGCAATCTGGATGAGGCCGGGCGCGCCATGGAACAGGCTGAACAGGCTCTGCGCG is drawn from Paracoccus tegillarcae and contains these coding sequences:
- the argH gene encoding argininosuccinate lyase is translated as MTDQTKTANSMWGGRFAAGPDAIMEQINASIGYDKRLYAQDIRGSRAHAAMLAAQGIISDNDATAIREGLLTVLSEIEGGNFPFSPALEDIHMNVEARLKEIIGEPAGRLHTGRSRNDQVATDFRLWVRDQCDAAIGGLRALIGAALTQAEAGADWVMPGFTHLQTAQPVTWGHHMMAYVEMFGRDLSRFQDARRRMNESPLGAAALAGTGYPLDREATAKALDFDRPMANSLDAVSDRDFALEFLSASSICAVHLSRLAEELVIWSSAQFRFVSMSDKWSTGSSIMPQKRNPDAAELIRAKIGRILGANVALFTVMKGLPLAYSKDMQEDKEQVFDAADHLMLALAAMTGMLSDLTANRANLQAAASSGFSTATDLADWLVREAGLPFRDAHHATGALVAMAEKKGCDLDELSLAEMQSVNSAINQSVYSVLGVHNSVASRQSYGGTAPDQVRAQIARWNDVLGKEALA
- the lysA gene encoding diaminopimelate decarboxylase; the protein is MDHFNYQQGHLHAEEVALSRIAAAAGTPVYIYSAATLRRHFGLFQQALDWTDHMICYAVKANSNLAILRLMADMGAGMDVVSGGEYARAKAAGVPGERIVFSGVGKTVAEMRQALEGGIRQFNVESEPELRALSQLADSMGAEAPIAIRVNPDVDAKTHEKIATGKSENKFGIPIARAREVYAEAAKLPGIRVTGIDMHIGSQLTDLDPYAQAYAKMADLTRALRADGHEITRLDMGGGLGIPYRRDNSAPPLPIEYGQVIRDAVGDLGCEIEIEPGRNIVGNAGVLLASVIYVKQGEGRDFLILDAAMNDLLRPAMYGAHHDIVPVNEPAVGVDVLPYDVVGPVCETGDTFQKGTQLPAMLAGDLVAFRSAGAYGAVMASEYNTRPLVPEVLVDGDQFAVIRARPSIEEILSRDTIPEWF
- a CDS encoding DUF4175 domain-containing protein, which translates into the protein MVLTRFSRGEAEPGASRPRTPAGYFHEEERAIRLTHAGMVWEQVARAFWPLAALLAVIFACFWLGLVAALPNMVLPWAVGASLLVVIAAAVWGGLRFSRVGSGAALTRVDEKLPGRPLSALRDHAALGDEGALWQAHQAQMRSRAAAARAVAPDAGLTRRDPFALRLAAMVALAMALIFGGAGNLGDGLSAVAATLRPQIERGDAVATGPSWEGWAEPPAYTRRPTIYLNALPEGEVLELPKGSAVSFRLYGEDATVTQTVGTDPGEDPQAPAFTAMQSGAVEVMGRHFDIIVLPDAAPLIRPGDAPTRRADGRLVQDFFAEDDHGVVSAEAGIALDLQAVDRRFGLAVAPEPREAVALELPLPGGARQEVQGQLVQDLARHPWANLPVTVTLSALDGIDQQGQSAPMQTVLPGRRFFDPLAAALIEMRRDLLWSRENAGRSAEILRAVTWQPDGFVDEILYLQLRASVGVLETTTLSPEDRDKLAEALWLAAIELEDGGLADALERMKQAQEKLSEAIRNGASPDEIQRLMDELKSATDEYMRMLAEQGQPDPADRFTDNQQQGQVITGDQIQQMMDEIQRLMNEGRMAEAQQLLEQFNRMMENMQVTQSQGQGQGQGQSGEQGNQSMNRLADTLREQQGLSDEAFREMQEQFSQGGQQGNEELAQRQQELREQLGQQQGLMPGQGSERGDAARRNLDEAGRAMEQAEQALRDGDMPGAMDRQADAIQSMREGMRALGDMLGEGERRAEGQQQGQEGQQGDQPGGAMRDGQQQGLPYDRRADRDPLGRQLSGNGNTITDGDPLAEGVDPAARARDLQDEIRRRSGERTRPEDERDYLGRLLDRF